From Novipirellula artificiosorum, the proteins below share one genomic window:
- a CDS encoding tetratricopeptide repeat protein: MPSARHSLFAFVAICGFVSLIGYEPVLGADALPAGGNDAASTCISSLPPTTPAIQDAMQSRAFDQACELIEAELAKEAVTDADHLRYLQGVALTEAKKYDEAIAAFERLEKDFPESDWISRSRFGRANVMVRQRQYIDAGVIYEAEAERLLSRDRKDELAKIYLEFADRYFEGLPAEDPSQAKQPDYAQALTYYSEAVKLGPTLAVRQQIEFRIARCQEELKQNAEADKSYQRFLDQYAEGESAGTEEMLVEVQFRLGSVQLGQGLNAAARRTWQDLLLEGKHKTTESATDAIQEFVARAEYEIAHTYGLPKTPTVGDLELAVAAAAKFLQNHPTHELAPKAEYEIAGGYFHHGRHQQAIEWLKKLIDNPAYQSSDQVPIARQALGNQFLAQEKFDQAISAWKAFLDKHPTDPKWPEVQKRIVDAEYAKGEYAAKQKQYDAARETWQTFLNKYPLDPRAASILLQFGKMKYDAGDAEHTEKVSAAVEAGQSAQSVELSEVSASLFETAIVDWRRVVSKYPKTSEASEASWLIGTTLEDQLGKLPEALKAYKETEGAFAAQAHSRITRLTTPQLQLVTERKFRSDEKPRIKLTTRNLEKVSVKAYRVDMTDYFRKMHLATGLEKLDIALIDPDQQFEHSIDGFAEYKQIDGDVEIAIDGPGVTAVTVSSEKLEATTMVVVSDIDMIVKSSRNELFLFAENMLEGKPAAGVSVLISDGSKVFAEEITGDDGVLQKNYDELKTVQDLRVFAVHQGHVASTVNNLNGLDFAVGLTPRGYLYTDRPAYRAGQLVNIKGIVRWVDQDRFTFAVGETFKLDLYDSRGLLLQSEDVALNAFGAITSNLLLPETTAEGDCRVHLHRVSAGEDDAVGALSFSTSFKVTEYKLEPIEISVDLEKSVYFRGETVKGVIELKYYYGTPLVGESVHYRLGNDGELLTAKTDSNGKIEIEFETQRLSESQVLPLTVEYRDRSLSATQMVYIATRGFAVTASSRRDVYLVGESFETQFQVADPAGDPVETKLEVEVFKQTTTPTGQGEKWVESHQVTTDSAEGFARQTLALDDNGIYKIRATGTDQFGNQVSGEHQVRISGDKDAIRLRILAERHSFKVGELAELNLHWREQPALALVTFEGASILSHQLVDLAQGNNTLKVPMSVDFAPNVYLSVAVMQRNQFHAAESEFQVAQSLQVTLTPDQNELTPGGEVSVEIEVADPQGKPVSAELSLALVQTNLLQSFQESQTAIDEFFRSGRRTRAVRQATSCTFDDRPTTRKISQFLLAESERRETLERETQELAIVGDFAVSQYSRAPQAQMGGYGMGGGGFGGGFGGMAPPVPNAPASMEPQSAVTSGRIVYGGAVNADAGQAGQMQMGRQSGSNRAMPSSSKTWAANLSSELNESPQDQTSLVLSTTSLGLPQQSQVSINGITSAGKFVTVNGRGQAEAEQLARSQGLQVLPATAYGETAFWDPVVVTDEQGKATVTITLPERSTAWRLRAKGINHGTLAGEASADVVTKKDLFGELKLPLAFTAGDSVQVPVEIHHSLDDARKVTVKLKATLGDKSTEQTQAVDVEGPAIQKLVFPVEIEAADQAVFELSVSADDGRSDQTTAVVAIRPYGFPVYATASGTSSQSTLAMLAFNEKLKAEESSLEILIGANVNRSLVRSVLGSGDVVFPCGLISTSPMERAVSDVLGGVSLQKMMGEVMQGNSPDSQTLSNRITSAVTVLISAQRQDGGWAWSGKPNQGDADSYLSARVMWALSEARAGGFLVPSPSFDKGKSFLQSSFTSTPQSNLERQTVLLHAMAVSGCGDFAFANRLYRERNRLSSAGLTHLALTLAAMNRKEMAAGLIDLIKIPFDSQPIAPADRSRMLPWTRNRVELQAMVLLAIEEIVPNHPQGAKGVEALMAARIGDRWPVEKSNGPAIAALARWYSIKRPGLETYRLTVSVNDQEIETLEMDPAQDPGRRIRVSGRLLRSDKPNRIEFSLQGRATFCYSAVLTGFVAAGEIESTTKEWSVSRSYEPAKRMFDGHEVPRGFDVVNGSYKSFTNPLTQLPVGQLAEVTLKPRRYVASSQRDQPADYLVLTEPIPAGCVVLSESVSGTFERFEIGPGQITFYLGDRQYPGDIHYTVVGYVPGRYRTPQSVLRSFYEPAHFAVSTEKELQVLGSEGISADEYRWTPDELYSLGQQAFEKQHYALAHQHLTTLFSSWQLDADKYKHCVEWLFAASLAENMHNDIVAYFEVLKEKYPEVEISFEDILRVAKSYQTLGEYERSYLVYRATIEGSFERESQVAGFLNARGEFVRSVQAMEKLLRDYPRESYIASAAYALAQETFRRAGSANQDQKMKATGLTRVHLIRSSIKMLDHFVTTWPLDPEADQASFALATALVDLEQFPAVIQRCKAYADRYPSSRLLDSFWYMIGYAHFELEQAEQALEMCRKVAAATFPVPATGATRRADNRWEAIYIMGQIYHSLGDAAKAIAEYTQVEERFADAAEAIDFFNRKQVEFDEVTTIKTDNPKTVELRFRNIDEVALKVYRIDLMKFGLMQRNLNRITAINLAGIKPHHEETVQLGDGKDYRDRTKTLSLPLEKEGAYLIVGRGGNLYASGLVLVSPLTLMVQEDVRSGRVRVSIKDASDDRFVSDVHVKVIGSANDQFVSGDTDLRGLMIADDIQGTSTVIAQRGADHYAFYRGKLPMQRVQAEDDPPMGEPFGGGEDPFDDLFGGEPAAQQAAPRGAKGKGTLRDNLLRQNWIFQNEKQQLYEGLLNNERSGIKSKEAY; this comes from the coding sequence ATGCCCTCTGCTCGTCACTCTCTTTTCGCTTTCGTTGCTATCTGTGGCTTCGTCTCCTTGATTGGGTATGAGCCCGTGTTGGGCGCAGATGCTTTACCCGCGGGTGGCAACGACGCAGCCAGCACCTGCATTTCTTCGCTACCCCCGACGACGCCTGCGATTCAGGACGCCATGCAGTCGCGTGCCTTTGACCAAGCCTGTGAGTTGATCGAAGCGGAACTGGCAAAGGAAGCCGTCACCGATGCCGACCACCTGCGCTACCTACAAGGGGTCGCATTGACCGAAGCGAAGAAATACGACGAAGCCATCGCGGCATTTGAGCGGCTTGAAAAAGACTTTCCCGAAAGCGATTGGATTAGCCGGTCGCGGTTCGGACGTGCGAATGTCATGGTACGGCAGCGACAATACATCGACGCGGGTGTGATCTACGAAGCGGAAGCCGAGCGGCTACTTTCCCGCGATCGAAAAGATGAACTCGCAAAGATCTACTTGGAGTTCGCCGATCGCTACTTCGAGGGTTTGCCTGCCGAGGATCCAAGTCAAGCCAAACAACCAGACTATGCACAAGCGCTGACGTATTACTCCGAGGCCGTCAAGCTAGGTCCGACGCTGGCGGTTCGACAACAGATCGAGTTTCGTATTGCGCGTTGCCAAGAAGAATTGAAGCAAAATGCAGAAGCGGACAAGTCGTATCAGCGGTTTCTTGATCAATACGCTGAGGGCGAATCGGCGGGAACCGAGGAAATGCTGGTCGAAGTGCAATTCCGACTTGGCAGCGTCCAATTGGGACAAGGGCTGAATGCTGCGGCGAGACGAACCTGGCAGGACTTGTTATTGGAGGGGAAACACAAAACAACGGAATCCGCGACCGATGCGATCCAAGAGTTCGTGGCCCGAGCCGAGTACGAAATCGCGCATACCTACGGATTGCCCAAAACCCCAACGGTTGGCGATCTCGAATTGGCAGTCGCGGCAGCTGCGAAATTCTTACAGAACCATCCCACGCATGAACTCGCACCGAAAGCGGAGTACGAAATCGCAGGTGGCTATTTTCATCATGGCCGCCATCAGCAAGCGATCGAGTGGCTCAAAAAGCTGATTGACAACCCTGCGTACCAATCGTCGGACCAAGTCCCGATCGCTCGGCAAGCGCTCGGGAACCAATTCCTGGCTCAAGAAAAGTTCGATCAAGCGATATCGGCCTGGAAAGCGTTTCTCGACAAACATCCGACCGATCCGAAATGGCCAGAGGTGCAGAAGCGGATTGTCGATGCCGAGTACGCGAAAGGAGAGTATGCGGCGAAACAAAAGCAATACGACGCCGCGCGAGAAACTTGGCAAACGTTCCTGAACAAATACCCGCTCGATCCTCGCGCCGCTTCGATCCTGCTTCAATTTGGCAAGATGAAGTACGACGCGGGCGATGCCGAACACACCGAGAAGGTGTCCGCTGCTGTGGAAGCGGGACAGTCCGCTCAATCGGTCGAACTCAGCGAGGTGTCGGCTTCGTTGTTCGAAACCGCGATCGTCGATTGGCGGCGAGTGGTCAGCAAGTACCCCAAGACGTCCGAAGCATCCGAAGCGTCTTGGTTGATTGGCACGACCTTAGAAGACCAACTTGGAAAACTCCCCGAAGCGCTAAAGGCCTACAAAGAGACAGAAGGTGCCTTTGCCGCCCAAGCCCATTCACGCATTACAAGATTGACCACGCCTCAATTGCAATTGGTCACCGAGCGTAAATTCCGTTCCGATGAAAAGCCTCGCATCAAGCTCACGACACGGAACCTCGAGAAGGTGAGCGTTAAGGCCTATCGCGTCGACATGACCGACTACTTTCGGAAAATGCACTTAGCCACTGGTCTCGAAAAGCTGGACATCGCACTGATCGATCCCGACCAACAATTCGAGCATTCGATTGATGGTTTTGCCGAGTACAAACAAATCGACGGTGATGTCGAGATCGCGATCGACGGACCTGGCGTGACCGCCGTGACGGTTTCGAGCGAGAAATTGGAAGCGACCACGATGGTGGTCGTCAGCGATATCGACATGATCGTCAAATCGTCAAGAAATGAATTGTTTCTGTTTGCCGAAAACATGTTGGAAGGCAAACCGGCCGCCGGCGTCAGCGTGTTAATCAGCGACGGATCGAAAGTGTTTGCCGAGGAAATCACCGGCGACGATGGCGTGCTGCAGAAGAACTACGACGAACTGAAAACGGTCCAGGATTTACGAGTCTTTGCGGTGCATCAAGGTCATGTCGCCTCGACGGTGAACAATCTGAACGGCCTCGATTTTGCCGTCGGGCTGACGCCACGCGGCTACCTCTACACCGACCGACCTGCCTATCGTGCTGGTCAGTTGGTGAACATCAAAGGGATCGTACGTTGGGTCGATCAAGATCGGTTCACGTTTGCGGTGGGCGAGACATTTAAATTGGATCTCTACGATTCTCGCGGGTTGCTGCTGCAAAGCGAAGACGTGGCTCTGAATGCGTTTGGCGCGATCACCAGCAATTTACTGCTGCCCGAGACGACGGCCGAAGGCGATTGCCGCGTTCACCTACACCGGGTGTCAGCCGGCGAAGACGATGCGGTTGGCGCGTTGTCGTTTAGCACCTCCTTTAAGGTCACCGAGTACAAGCTGGAACCGATCGAAATATCGGTTGACCTCGAAAAGAGCGTCTATTTCCGAGGCGAAACGGTCAAGGGCGTGATCGAGCTGAAGTATTACTACGGCACTCCTTTGGTGGGTGAAAGCGTTCATTATCGCCTCGGCAATGATGGCGAGTTGTTGACGGCCAAGACCGATTCAAACGGAAAAATAGAGATCGAGTTTGAGACGCAGCGGCTGAGTGAATCGCAGGTCTTGCCCCTAACGGTCGAATATCGCGACCGCAGCTTGTCAGCCACGCAGATGGTTTACATCGCAACGCGCGGATTCGCCGTGACTGCTTCGTCACGAAGAGATGTCTACCTGGTCGGCGAATCGTTTGAGACCCAATTCCAAGTTGCCGATCCTGCGGGAGACCCCGTGGAAACGAAGTTGGAGGTCGAAGTCTTCAAGCAAACGACCACGCCCACCGGTCAAGGGGAAAAATGGGTCGAATCGCATCAAGTGACAACCGATTCTGCGGAGGGCTTTGCGAGACAAACCCTTGCGCTCGATGACAATGGAATCTACAAAATTCGGGCGACGGGAACCGATCAATTCGGAAATCAAGTCAGTGGCGAGCATCAAGTACGCATTTCTGGCGACAAAGATGCGATCCGGCTGCGGATTCTCGCCGAGCGTCATTCGTTCAAGGTGGGTGAATTGGCAGAACTGAACTTGCATTGGCGTGAACAACCCGCCCTGGCACTGGTGACGTTTGAGGGAGCATCGATCCTGTCGCACCAATTGGTGGACTTGGCACAAGGCAACAACACTTTGAAAGTTCCGATGAGCGTGGATTTTGCCCCCAATGTTTATTTGAGTGTCGCGGTCATGCAGCGAAATCAATTCCATGCCGCAGAGAGCGAATTTCAAGTTGCCCAGTCGCTGCAGGTCACGCTGACCCCGGATCAAAACGAATTGACACCTGGCGGCGAAGTGTCGGTCGAGATCGAAGTTGCCGATCCACAGGGCAAGCCGGTTTCCGCCGAGCTTTCACTGGCGTTGGTGCAAACGAACTTGTTGCAATCGTTTCAGGAATCGCAAACCGCGATCGATGAGTTCTTCCGTTCGGGCCGGCGAACGCGGGCGGTGCGTCAAGCAACCAGTTGCACGTTCGATGATCGTCCCACGACAAGGAAGATCAGCCAATTCTTGCTCGCGGAATCGGAGCGGCGCGAAACGCTCGAGCGTGAAACGCAAGAATTGGCAATTGTTGGCGACTTTGCCGTCTCGCAGTATTCGCGAGCTCCACAGGCTCAAATGGGCGGCTATGGGATGGGCGGAGGCGGTTTTGGCGGCGGTTTCGGTGGGATGGCTCCGCCGGTGCCCAATGCACCCGCTTCGATGGAGCCGCAATCGGCTGTCACTTCGGGCCGGATCGTGTACGGTGGCGCCGTCAATGCTGACGCCGGGCAGGCAGGGCAAATGCAGATGGGGCGGCAGAGCGGCAGCAATCGAGCGATGCCTTCGTCTAGCAAGACGTGGGCCGCCAACCTTTCATCGGAGCTGAACGAATCGCCCCAAGACCAAACCAGTTTGGTCCTTTCCACGACCTCTTTGGGGCTCCCACAACAAAGCCAGGTATCGATCAACGGGATCACGTCCGCAGGGAAATTCGTGACCGTGAACGGACGAGGCCAAGCAGAAGCGGAACAATTGGCTCGCAGCCAAGGGTTGCAAGTTTTGCCCGCGACCGCTTATGGCGAAACCGCATTTTGGGACCCTGTCGTTGTCACCGACGAGCAAGGCAAAGCGACCGTGACGATCACGCTGCCCGAGCGATCGACCGCGTGGCGACTTCGTGCCAAAGGCATCAATCATGGCACCTTGGCGGGTGAAGCGAGTGCGGATGTTGTGACCAAGAAGGATTTGTTCGGTGAATTGAAATTGCCGTTGGCCTTCACCGCTGGTGACTCCGTGCAGGTTCCTGTCGAGATTCATCATTCGCTCGACGATGCGCGAAAGGTAACGGTGAAACTCAAGGCGACGTTGGGTGACAAATCGACCGAACAGACCCAAGCAGTCGACGTTGAGGGCCCCGCGATTCAAAAACTGGTTTTTCCTGTCGAAATCGAAGCAGCCGATCAAGCCGTGTTTGAATTGTCGGTCTCGGCCGACGATGGTCGTTCGGATCAAACGACAGCCGTCGTAGCGATTCGACCGTACGGTTTTCCTGTCTACGCGACCGCCAGTGGGACGTCGAGTCAAAGTACTTTGGCGATGTTGGCCTTCAACGAAAAACTGAAAGCCGAAGAATCATCCCTAGAGATCTTGATTGGCGCCAACGTCAACCGTTCGCTGGTCCGCAGTGTGCTCGGCAGCGGCGACGTGGTCTTTCCCTGTGGACTGATTTCGACCAGTCCGATGGAACGAGCTGTATCCGACGTGCTCGGTGGAGTCAGCTTGCAGAAAATGATGGGTGAGGTGATGCAAGGCAACTCGCCCGATTCACAAACGCTGAGCAACCGAATCACATCGGCCGTGACGGTGTTGATCTCGGCGCAGCGTCAAGACGGCGGCTGGGCGTGGTCGGGAAAACCGAATCAAGGTGACGCGGATTCCTACCTATCGGCGCGAGTGATGTGGGCGCTCAGCGAAGCGCGTGCGGGCGGATTTTTGGTTCCCTCCCCTTCGTTCGACAAAGGCAAGTCCTTCCTGCAATCCTCCTTCACCTCCACACCGCAAAGCAACCTCGAACGACAAACGGTCTTGCTGCATGCGATGGCGGTTTCGGGGTGTGGTGACTTTGCGTTTGCGAATCGTTTGTACCGTGAACGCAATCGGCTTAGTTCCGCAGGGCTAACGCATTTGGCCCTCACGCTCGCGGCGATGAACCGCAAAGAAATGGCCGCCGGATTGATCGATCTGATCAAGATTCCGTTCGACAGCCAACCGATTGCCCCAGCCGATCGTAGCCGCATGTTGCCATGGACGCGAAATCGAGTGGAACTGCAAGCGATGGTGTTGTTGGCGATCGAAGAGATCGTTCCGAATCATCCGCAGGGTGCCAAAGGGGTCGAGGCCTTGATGGCGGCACGCATCGGTGACCGTTGGCCGGTCGAAAAATCCAATGGTCCAGCGATCGCAGCCTTGGCCCGTTGGTATTCGATCAAGCGACCTGGATTGGAAACGTATCGGTTGACGGTTTCGGTGAACGATCAAGAAATCGAAACGCTCGAGATGGATCCGGCACAAGACCCAGGTCGTCGCATCCGTGTTTCCGGTCGTTTGCTACGCAGTGACAAACCCAATCGGATCGAGTTTTCCTTGCAGGGGCGAGCGACTTTCTGCTACTCAGCCGTTCTGACCGGCTTCGTGGCGGCGGGCGAGATCGAGAGCACGACCAAGGAGTGGTCCGTCAGCCGCAGCTACGAACCCGCCAAACGCATGTTCGACGGTCACGAAGTACCGCGAGGCTTCGATGTCGTCAACGGAAGTTACAAATCGTTCACGAACCCGTTGACTCAATTGCCCGTCGGGCAGCTTGCCGAAGTGACCTTGAAGCCGCGTCGTTATGTCGCTTCAAGTCAGCGTGATCAGCCGGCGGATTATCTGGTCTTAACCGAACCGATTCCGGCTGGTTGCGTGGTGCTGAGCGAATCGGTCTCGGGAACCTTCGAGCGATTTGAGATCGGGCCGGGGCAAATCACGTTTTACCTCGGCGATCGACAATACCCGGGCGACATTCACTACACCGTCGTCGGCTATGTCCCCGGCCGTTACCGAACACCGCAATCGGTGCTGAGAAGTTTTTATGAGCCAGCTCACTTTGCCGTTTCCACCGAAAAGGAATTGCAGGTTCTCGGTTCCGAAGGCATCTCAGCCGACGAATACCGCTGGACACCCGACGAATTGTATTCCTTGGGCCAGCAAGCCTTCGAGAAGCAGCACTATGCCTTAGCTCACCAACACTTGACGACGCTGTTTTCGAGTTGGCAACTCGATGCCGACAAATACAAACACTGTGTCGAGTGGCTGTTTGCCGCTTCGTTGGCCGAGAACATGCATAACGACATCGTGGCGTACTTTGAAGTGTTGAAAGAGAAGTATCCCGAGGTGGAGATCTCGTTTGAAGACATCCTGCGGGTCGCCAAGAGCTACCAAACACTCGGTGAATATGAACGGAGCTATTTGGTGTACCGGGCGACGATCGAAGGGAGCTTTGAACGCGAATCACAAGTCGCTGGATTCCTGAACGCGCGGGGCGAATTCGTTCGCAGTGTTCAGGCCATGGAAAAGCTGCTGCGTGATTATCCCCGCGAATCCTACATTGCGTCCGCTGCCTATGCCTTGGCGCAAGAAACCTTCCGCCGTGCTGGCTCCGCGAACCAGGATCAGAAAATGAAAGCAACCGGTTTGACTCGGGTGCATTTAATTCGTTCGTCCATCAAGATGCTTGACCATTTTGTCACCACCTGGCCACTTGACCCTGAGGCAGACCAAGCCAGCTTTGCCTTGGCGACGGCATTGGTCGATTTGGAACAGTTTCCCGCAGTGATCCAGCGTTGCAAGGCGTATGCCGATCGCTATCCAAGCAGCCGATTATTGGATTCGTTTTGGTACATGATTGGGTACGCGCACTTCGAACTCGAACAGGCTGAGCAGGCCCTCGAAATGTGTCGCAAAGTCGCCGCGGCGACCTTCCCGGTTCCCGCGACAGGGGCCACCCGGCGAGCCGACAACCGCTGGGAAGCGATCTACATCATGGGCCAAATCTACCACAGTCTGGGCGATGCTGCGAAAGCCATTGCGGAGTACACGCAGGTCGAAGAACGGTTTGCGGACGCCGCCGAGGCGATTGACTTCTTTAATCGAAAACAGGTTGAATTTGATGAAGTCACGACCATCAAAACCGACAATCCGAAAACGGTGGAATTGCGATTTCGCAACATCGACGAAGTCGCATTGAAAGTGTACCGAATCGACTTGATGAAGTTTGGTTTGATGCAGCGAAACTTGAACCGGATCACAGCCATCAATCTGGCAGGCATCAAACCGCATCATGAAGAAACGGTGCAACTTGGCGATGGCAAAGACTATCGGGATCGGACGAAAACGCTATCGCTGCCGCTCGAGAAGGAAGGGGCTTACTTGATTGTCGGTCGTGGAGGCAATTTGTATGCATCCGGCTTGGTGCTCGTCAGTCCCCTGACGCTGATGGTCCAAGAAGATGTGCGATCCGGTAGAGTACGGGTGAGCATCAAGGACGCAAGTGATGACCGGTTTGTCAGCGACGTGCACGTCAAGGTGATCGGCTCGGCGAATGATCAATTCGTTTCTGGTGATACCGATTTGCGAGGGTTAATGATCGCGGACGACATTCAAGGAACCTCGACGGTGATCGCTCAACGAGGTGCGGACCACTATGCGTTTTACCGAGGCAAGTTGCCGATGCAACGGGTCCAGGCCGAAGACGACCCGCCGATGGGGGAACCGTTCGGTGGGGGAGAGGATCCGTTCGACGATCTATTTGGTGGCGAGCCCGCAGCGCAGCAAGCTGCACCACGTGGAGCGAAAGGGAAGGGAACGCTGCGAGATAACCTGTTGCGGCAAAACTGGATTTTTCAAAACGAAAAGCAACAGCTCTACGAAGGCTTGCTCAATAACGAGCGTAGCGGCATCAAGTCGAAAGAGGCCTATTAG
- a CDS encoding HAD family hydrolase, with protein sequence MPRIEFVYFDLGNVLLSFDPERALTNMASGLGTTAREVEQSLYLSGLQDRYEHGEVTGEQVATILRNQFGRSEADLTTAAFLEAGSDMFTPIESMIETVTQVQRSGIRCGLLSNTCQSHWDWVNRPTWPVAAISWATQILSCEVGAMKPNPVIYEAAEKAAGTRPDQILFLDDREENVIAAMDRGWNAVQCFGGEQAEAALKEFAVI encoded by the coding sequence ATGCCTCGCATTGAATTCGTCTACTTTGACCTCGGCAACGTGTTGCTGTCGTTTGATCCCGAGCGTGCTTTGACGAACATGGCCAGCGGGTTGGGGACCACCGCGCGGGAAGTGGAACAAAGCCTCTACCTGAGCGGGCTGCAAGATCGCTACGAGCATGGCGAAGTCACGGGTGAGCAGGTGGCGACGATCTTGCGGAATCAGTTTGGCCGCAGTGAGGCGGACTTGACGACTGCGGCTTTCCTTGAAGCCGGCAGCGATATGTTCACGCCGATCGAGTCGATGATTGAAACCGTGACCCAGGTTCAGCGATCAGGCATTCGCTGTGGCTTGTTATCGAACACCTGCCAGTCTCACTGGGATTGGGTCAATCGTCCGACCTGGCCCGTCGCAGCCATTTCATGGGCGACTCAGATCTTGAGCTGCGAAGTCGGTGCGATGAAACCCAATCCGGTGATCTACGAAGCCGCCGAAAAGGCAGCGGGCACACGGCCCGATCAAATTCTATTCCTGGACGACCGAGAGGAGAATGTCATCGCAGCGATGGATCGCGGGTGGAATGCAGTACAATGTTTTGGTGGCGAACAAGCCGAAGCCGCATTGAAGGAATTTGCGGTGATTTGA
- a CDS encoding Ppx/GppA phosphatase family protein, whose translation MTSTAQIPSTPLLPISPRPVAVIDIGATSIRMAIAEIHPDGEVRTLDTLVQPVDLGREAFAIRRLSRKSIERAAAILKQYQRVLREYGITSNENVRVVATTAVREALNRLAFTDRAYIVTGLTVETIDEAEVSRITYMGIAPQLRSDPELADGRSIVAEVGGGNTEVLVIRSGNVLHSQSYRLGSLRLLQLLDQARVLPSRRRGFLESHIRRTLDNMVDDVQPDPTNRMVAFGGDIRFAAHRLLDDWDGVSLAPLATDRLAEFTDEVLKLDEDTIVRRYGASFIEAETLGPALLGYTMLAQAFQQPSLFVCDTNLRDGLLHDMAVGGSWTAEFRNQIVRSALGLGRRFDFDEAHARNVAELSRKLFDQLKPEHKLDYRHEVILHVAALLHEIGLMINVRSNHKHALYVIRNSEIFGLSKSELLQVGLLARYHRRAYPQPSHEGYGALGREERVVVAKLASILRLAIALDDTRSGRIREIECTRESRQLVINVPGVDDVSLEQVAMRQNAGLFRDVFGMPVLLRAGR comes from the coding sequence ATGACCTCCACCGCTCAAATTCCATCGACTCCTCTTCTTCCCATTTCGCCTCGACCGGTGGCGGTCATCGATATTGGGGCGACGAGCATTCGGATGGCCATCGCGGAAATTCATCCCGATGGCGAAGTCCGCACCCTTGACACGCTGGTTCAACCGGTCGATCTCGGCCGCGAAGCGTTCGCAATACGGCGGCTCAGCCGCAAGAGCATCGAACGAGCGGCAGCGATCCTGAAACAATACCAACGTGTGCTGCGTGAGTACGGCATCACGTCGAATGAGAACGTTCGCGTGGTTGCGACGACAGCCGTTCGGGAAGCACTCAACCGTTTGGCATTTACCGACCGCGCGTACATCGTCACGGGATTGACGGTCGAGACGATCGATGAAGCCGAGGTGAGCCGTATCACGTACATGGGGATCGCACCTCAGCTGCGCAGCGATCCCGAACTGGCCGATGGCCGCTCGATCGTCGCGGAGGTCGGTGGTGGCAACACCGAGGTGTTGGTGATCCGCAGCGGCAACGTTCTCCACAGTCAATCGTATCGACTTGGATCGCTGCGGCTATTGCAATTGCTTGATCAGGCTCGCGTCCTGCCGTCGCGACGTCGCGGCTTTTTGGAAAGCCATATTCGGAGGACGCTTGACAATATGGTTGACGACGTCCAACCCGATCCGACCAACCGCATGGTGGCATTTGGCGGCGACATTCGATTCGCCGCGCATCGTTTGCTCGACGATTGGGACGGCGTTTCACTGGCTCCCCTGGCGACCGACCGCTTGGCCGAATTCACCGATGAGGTGCTCAAGCTGGATGAAGACACCATCGTGAGACGTTACGGCGCGAGTTTCATTGAAGCGGAAACACTCGGCCCGGCACTGTTGGGGTACACCATGTTGGCTCAGGCCTTTCAACAGCCTTCGCTGTTTGTGTGTGACACCAATTTGCGAGATGGGCTGCTGCATGACATGGCGGTCGGTGGCAGTTGGACCGCCGAATTTCGCAATCAAATTGTCCGTTCGGCGTTGGGTTTGGGGCGTCGTTTTGATTTTGACGAAGCCCACGCACGGAATGTTGCCGAATTATCGAGAAAACTGTTCGACCAGCTCAAGCCAGAACACAAGCTTGATTATCGTCATGAGGTGATCCTGCATGTCGCTGCATTGCTGCATGAGATTGGGTTGATGATCAATGTACGGAGCAATCACAAGCACGCCTTGTATGTCATCCGCAACAGTGAGATTTTTGGATTGTCGAAGAGCGAGTTGTTGCAAGTCGGTTTGCTCGCCCGCTATCACCGCCGTGCCTACCCCCAACCGTCGCACGAAGGTTATGGGGCGCTGGGCCGAGAAGAGCGAGTGGTGGTGGCCAAATTGGCGTCGATTTTGCGTTTAGCCATTGCGCTGGATGATACGCGCAGCGGCCGTATCCGAGAAATCGAATGCACGCGAGAATCGAGGCAATTGGTCATCAATGTCCCTGGTGTCGATGATGTGTCGCTTGAACAGGTTGCGATGCGACAGAATGCTGGGCTGTTTCGAGACGTGTTTGGCATGCCGGTCTTGCTACGCGCGGGACGCTGA